DNA sequence from the Antennarius striatus isolate MH-2024 chromosome 3, ASM4005453v1, whole genome shotgun sequence genome:
tcttttgttctttgttcCTTCCAGAGCGCCCACAGCAGCAtgtccacacagagcaggaggtTCAGCAGCTCTATAACCAGGAGAGGAACTCCAGTCTTGTTCCAGAGCCTCCTCTgatcaaagaggaggaggaagaagtgtGTGTCAATCAGGAGGTAGAACAGGTTGTACTGAAACAGGatgctttcatttcctctttgacTTGTGAAGAAAGGGATCATAGTCTGGACCTACAGCATCCAGAACTTCTacagatcagagaggaggaaccCTGCACCAGCCAAGGTGGAGAGCAGTTTctgctgaagcaggagactgatacCTTCATGTTGCTTCCTTATGAAGGAAGTGATGACAGTGAACCAGAAACTGACAACTGGGATGTAGCTGAAAATTATCATCACACAGGAGAAGAGCATGGACGTGATAATAGTCGCAACTCTCAAAGCACTTCCACGGGTAAAAAGTACTTTCAATGTGACACATGTGGTAAGATTTTGAAATATGAGTCCAGATTAATAATTCACCTCAGGAGCCATACAGGTGAGAAGCTTTATTCTTGTAAAATATGTGGGAAAGAGTTCAAACAGAACGGTGTCCTGACGagacacatgagaatccacacagatgAGAAGCCATTCTTGTGCAAGATTTGCGGAAAAGGATTTGTgcaaatgtcaaatttaaaacGCCACAGTAGaactcacacaggtgagaagccattTTCATGTCAATTATGTAGCAAACGTTACAGGTTTGACAGCACCTTGAAATGGCACATGAGGAAACACACGGGAGAGAAGCCGTACCTGTGCAACACCTGTGGGAAAGCCTTTACGTCTTGGAGTGAGTTGACCGTCCATATGAGGCGCCACACGGGTGAGAAGCCGTACCTCTGCACCATATGTGGGAAGAGATTTTATCTGGCATCATTACTGAAAAATCACATGAGGAACCACACAGGTTAAGACATTTGGATGGATTTAAATGTTATGAAAGACCACAAACCAACACAAGATGGATGTCTCTTGTCTGATTAgatgagagaacacacacagacaaatactGAGGACCTAGAACTGTGATGAGATTGCTTGTTCTCCCCGTGGCTGCACGAGTTCCCTCCGAGGTCTCAAGCCTGTTTCTCCACCAAAAACGTGCAGTAGAGGGGAATTGGTGTTTGTATTCTTACAGTAGAATGAATGTGAGTGTggctggttgtgtgtctgtctgtgtagtGCTGTGATGAACACCCACAACCATACACAGGGGAAGCTGTTACAGGACATGACTGGTTGTataagaatgttaaaaaaattaactcaCTATATCTTCAAGAATCCCTGTAGAAGAATTGGTGAGGATAAAGGCCGACATTTCTCTGGTCTAGTCCAGCATTACATCATATTCCAGCATTCATTCAAATAGcccagggttagggtttcaaTTTGTTTTAGTCATTGGCGTGGTAGCTAACAAGCTATGCTTCTTGTCACTCCTTTTTGAatgccatttttttctgtgtttttttccctaACATTAATTCATGTCTATGTTGTGATATTGTGTAATGAATTTGTCTAGCACCAACTGGGaagctttgttttatttacatatttggAACAAAAATCTAGTAAAAAATTAATCGGCGCTTGTCAGACTTTTGTATCTCATGAATTACAAGCAATaaaaaccaagtgacagtaATGGATATGATGTACAGTGCAGTACATGAAatgtcttgtgtgttttttgtcaaattttttCTAACAAAAGTTATTGTAATGCTCGAACAAATTCTCGAAGTGGCAATGCTTTTTTTGCCTAATAGGTCATCAAAAGCAGTAGTCCGATTCCGATGAAATGTAGACCGTCAAAACATAATACTTAAACCCCTGAACTATGAAAACCTGTCACTGGAATCTGGAATCACATTTGAATCATTATTAGTTTGACTGTTCCCTCatcaaactgaaaaaacaaaacaaaaagcttgCATCTTTCAAAaagatgacaaaatattttgtcatatatatatatatatatatacacatatacatatatgtatacatatacattcCTTAATTTCCTCTGAGACTTATGAAGAAAACGACCAT
Encoded proteins:
- the LOC137592116 gene encoding zinc finger protein ZFP2-like — translated: MSSAEYLREFVNQRLKAAAEEIFKVFNTTVVQYEEEIERQRTLLDMCWKPEVRLQRIERPQQHVHTEQEVQQLYNQERNSSLVPEPPLIKEEEEEVCVNQEVEQVVLKQDAFISSLTCEERDHSLDLQHPELLQIREEEPCTSQGGEQFLLKQETDTFMLLPYEGSDDSEPETDNWDVAENYHHTGEEHGRDNSRNSQSTSTGKKYFQCDTCGKILKYESRLIIHLRSHTGEKLYSCKICGKEFKQNGVLTRHMRIHTDEKPFLCKICGKGFVQMSNLKRHSRTHTGEKPFSCQLCSKRYRFDSTLKWHMRKHTGEKPYLCNTCGKAFTSWSELTVHMRRHTGEKPYLCTICGKRFYLASLLKNHMRNHTG